Genomic window (Cucumis sativus cultivar 9930 chromosome 2, Cucumber_9930_V3, whole genome shotgun sequence):
CATTATCTCACTGTTGAATGACATGAATGACTTGTGTCGAGAGGCAAATGCTGCACTAAATCGCTTAATTCCTTCTCCTAAATCTCTTCGTCTCTGGACTTCACTGTTCAGTTCCTTTAATGCACTTTCTTTCAGATCTTTCTCCATCTCTAGCTTTTGAATACATTCTGACACCATTTTACGTAAAGAATCTCTTTCATCTTTCATAAGTTTCAACTCTCTTTCTAAGTTGTCATTTTGTTGCTTGGATAGTTCCAAACGTTGGTTGTTGGAATCTAGCTCTTTCTCAAGGCCGTGGCATCTTTCCTTAACATCATCAAGTTCAATACTCAAACTTTCCTTCAAAAAGTCATCTTCAGCACACCCCTTTGATGTTTCTGATAACACAAGGGATTCCATTATGTTGTTTATGCTCCCACGAAGTACGTCATATTGTTCTTGAATAAGTGAATCATTGATGGCGGTAGATAGATGAGCCTCCAGAGTAGTAAAAAGACACGTTCCAATTTCACTGGTGCttgatagaattttttttgttgaggGGTTCTCGTCATCTTTGGCACTCTAGcaagagaataataaaattttaaaaagggtGTTCTTTCACAGATTATCTTAAAAATTGCTAAGCAATGTAAAgatgttttaaatataagaatgTAATTCTACCTGGAGAGAAGATCGGATTTCCATGTAAACTTCTTTGCACATTGCCAAAGAATTGGAAAACTTTTCCTGAAGTTCCTCGATTACtcgttgtttttgtttaatctcTGATATCTCTGCCATTACTTTCTTGTTCACAAGAATTTGCTCCTCATGCTTTTCCTGTAATTTTCAACAATGGCGCAGAAAAGTTAGCAACGAAAGAGCATGAGGAATGATTGAAACATGAATGAGGGCCAAGTTTAACTAGAATTAAGCTTCTTTAATAAGAGGCATAACCCATTTCATTGAAATCTATCACCAAAAACGGAAAGATGATGGAAAGATGATAGAGACGTGATGTCTCTCATtgctaattaagtttgagaTGGAACCTTATCTTGAAGTTAAACTTAAACATTAGttttattaagttttatatttCAGTTATTGTGAATCTTAAACTTAAGCATTGGGCTTCAGCTAAATGATGTCTGACTTGTTTGAAGTATGAATACAACATCCTACATTATCTACTAAGAATGTTGAAAACTTCGTTTATCCAAACCTCGTTTAATCTACAATcacggaaaaaaaaaaaaaaggaaagaaagacaAGTTAAAATCAACctgaagtttatttttctccatgaTGGCATGCTCTAGTTGTCTCtcaagattttgaatttcttgtttATGATTCTCATTGGTGAGACCCTGACCCTGTAATTCAACCATAATTGCATCAGATTACAATCAATAAAACCAATCAAGCGAAAATCATGTGATATAAGTATTAGCATATGTCATAAACAAGAGTAATGCCTAAATTTCAAGTCATAATTTTAATGTAAGACAAACttcagaaagaaaaagtttaaggAACTTTCATAATTATAGACGAGCAGACATAATGCCTCAGCAAAGTGGCATATAGAAACCTTCGTTACATGAAAAAGCACTTACAGGAGTTATTTCATTGAATGGAAACGATTGCACTTTTCTTGCAGGAGTCGTTTGAAGTGAATCAAGGTCCGCTACAAAAcctttattcaatttcaaccAAGCATCTTCATCTGCAACATTACTGAAAGCATCTGGAAGAGGACTAAACTCAGGAGGGATAGAGTAATCAGATCGCTTGGCAACAAAGGCATTAGGAGGTGCCTTGAAACAAGGTGTTACAAATCCATCTTCGTGGCTTTTATTACAACTACCACCAAAATCTTCCCTTTGAGTGTTTTTCACAGAATCTTGTTCCTGCAAAATTGCAACAAAGTTTGGAATTGATGTTCAGTTTCAATTGGAGCATGCACGATTGTCCGTAAAGCTACCCCAAACAACAATAATGGCATTCTATAGTCATCCATGTCAAAATGTAAcagataattttattttcatactCGACTTTGATTGGAGCTTTGTAGAGACTCCGAAAGATTGACAAGATTATTGAGACTTTCTATTTTCATCTGCTGCTCCCTGATACGTTGATCGCGTTCTTTATGTGAGTTCCTTTCCTCTTGAAGTTCCATTTGCAACTTCTCACGCTCAAGTTCAAACTGGATTATTGGAAATCagcattttattattaaagaaagCAAATCCTAGAATGTACGATTGGAGATATACATGtactaagaagaagaagaataataaagaaagacagagaagagaaaagaaaagaaaacctgCCTTCAATAAATCGTTCCTTAATTTCAAAACCTCCTGCTCAAGTACTTCCGCATGTGATCCCTACACAATAATTAACTGTCAACTACTCGAAATCTATTGATCAAGTGAGACAAATACGAGCGAACCTGAAGTTTTTTACGCAGTTCCTCTATCTCTTGATTTTGACGCTTCAATAACGCTGCATCTGTCAAAATCTGGGACAATAGTAAGGAGAATTAGTTGCAACATACAAATGATAGACAAAGGATACTAcattgaaaaacaattaacaattaacaattgcatttggtaaaaaaattagtgaCGTAGTTTTGATCACAAGAATAACGTAAGTTCAAACCAAACCAACGTCACAACTTCAGAGTGGTCAGATACTGGGAATACAAAAAATGCACTAAAGTTTATGTCTCTTgatgaataaaagaatagaGTAGGCTATTTCCAGAAGAACACCTCATTCACTTGAACACAATTGGTGATCCGCTTCGCTCTGCTAGCAAACTGAAGAGTTCCTTTTGTTTCCTCTATATGTACCTAAAAGcacatatcaaatttgaagaaaaggagGATAAGTTTAAGTTATATGAATCTAAGTTGACCGTGGAACGGTACGTTCTAAATTCTACACACCGTTATGCActaaataagaaaactaaaagaaaaatccattGCATACCTCTTCTGGAGCTATGGTGCATATTATTGAAGTTTTAGCATTGCCACCCAGAGCTGGTTGAAGTATGCGCGTTAGCTTACTGTCTCGATAGGGAATGTGCCCTCTGTCCCAAAAGAGTAAAACATTATTTACTGTCACTTCACGAAAGAAAAAGAGCTTTCCAGGAGAAGAAACTACCTCTGCCTAACCCCCTCGCTTAACTTATTAATAACATTCCCAAGAATCATTAAACTCTTATTGATATGCTTCCCTTCTTTCAAACGTGTTCCTTCAGCCCCAGTCTTAGCAATACGCTCAGACCCCGCTAGGTCTACCAAATTCTATTTCCCATAACACAAGCAAACTCAAACGATCAGAGAACATGAATTATTATCTTTGACTAAATCATAAGTTAATGCCATGTGGTAGATTTGTGCAGGGTACGAACCAATACAGAAACGCGTATTGAATCCGCACTCAAATTTTCACCAATTTCCTTCCCCTTGCTTTCAATTACCTGCATATGTTGAACTCGCATAAATAAAGATATTAGTTATAGGAGCTCCCTATCCAAATACTTAACATACACCTACCATTCTGAATATCGTGTGTGACCTACTGCTCCTCGCATTCATATTTGTTTCACCAAAGTGTTTGTTTACTGCAGGAGAAGTGTATGTCTTAGTGTTTCAGGttcaagaaacaaataaacttatcccaaatatagtttatatatGGTTTGTTCTATACCTTCACCCTGCTTGATGAGCTTTAATACTTGATCAACATTACTGACAATTTCCTCCTTGAGACCGGCAACAAATATCCCGCGCTAAAGAGAGAGCTCTGTTAGTTCTGTTAGTTCTGTTTTCATATACcttgaaaaataatacaaaaaaatccaaGGGAATGAATGGCATAACAACCTCCAAGCTCTCATGAATTGGCAATTTATTGTTCTCAACGGCAAATAGATCATTGATTTCCTCGTTATAAATTTCCATGTAAGAAACTCTAATCAGAAATTCTCGATCTGACGTCTGATAACACAACAGAAAAATATGGCGTAAAAAGTTTTATCTTGCAACTTCAAGGATTTCATATTGACTTCAAGACTCAAACAAGCTTTTACCGCGTGAATTTTTTCGAACACGTCTTTCACTGCTCTGTGAATAACTCCGGCGTCGGTTTCAGAACCATTCATGGTGAAAGTTTTTCCACTGCTGGTCTGTCCATAAGCGAAAGCAGTTCCTACAATATCTCAATTATGAGCTACGTCGTCaaaaatccaataaacaaTAATGCATTTGAATGGTTCCATATGAAGcattgaagaaagaagagagaaccATACCATTAAAACCTTCAACTGCAGCATGGATGATATCCCGAACAACGAGTTCATAAACACTGCCGTTGGTACAACTTTCATCCAACACATGATCtagagtgaaaaaaaaagagtaaaacaCAAGAAGAAATGAGGTAATTATGAGTGGGAATTTGTTCCATTCGAGGAAAACATGAACAAGTGGATAGAAAAGTACCAAAAGCATATGAATTGCCGGAGATTGGTGTGCCGTGAGGTCTGTGAAGCGAAATTCGATTGTGGTCAATCTTCCAATACATTCCATGGAGTGAATCTTGAGACACAGATGGTCTCAATCGAACAGCAACGCATATTTTCTCCATATTCGAGCTCTCTGTGTGTCAATGAACTCTCTTTCCCTCTCTGATCTAGGGCTGATCTGAGCGGGATTTGTGTTTCAAACGGctttctaatttcaaaatgttttgtttACAGAAATACCCTCCTCGCTTGTCATAATATTACGCTCTATACCATCCCGTTTCTCTTTGGGCCCAAATTGCAAGGAAAATTGTTTTTGGGCTAAATCTAAGCCCAAATTTTGATGGGTAGAGTCAGATTGAaagtagttttaaatttgaaaaatatagacTCATTTCGTTTggaaactaaattgttatttattaatgttGAATATTTTCGATCTTTTGTTTATCatttgtttaacttttaaaagtagtgCAAATAGACaaataatatactaattaatgGTGAAAGAGATTTGttgtatatattgtttatttacttattttactttttaaaaaaatcatgtcaAATGCAAAGTTATCTCTATTATTGTCTTACATtcgtaaaagtaaaagaagaatgGACACATATAATTAAGTATTATTAGGAGATTACAAATTGTGTTGATGGTGATAGTATGATCCTATCCATGCACCTGCCACCGTTTGTTTGGACGTGCGTGCCACACATCGCTCAGTAATACAGTCGCATTTCTCTCTACTAATACAAATAGTTctaaatgagtttttttatcGTTTCTATCGTCAGAAGTAAGTCTGGCCAACCAGtaaagtttagtttaattgaaaactataaaaaataatgaatttttaataacaGTATTTGAAACACTAAATCTATA
Coding sequences:
- the LOC101212317 gene encoding kinesin-like protein KIN-7N — encoded protein: MEKICVAVRLRPSVSQDSLHGMYWKIDHNRISLHRPHGTPISGNSYAFDHVLDESCTNGSVYELVVRDIIHAAVEGFNGTAFAYGQTSSGKTFTMNGSETDAGVIHRAVKDVFEKIHATSDREFLIRVSYMEIYNEEINDLFAVENNKLPIHESLERGIFVAGLKEEIVSNVDQVLKLIKQGEVNKHFGETNMNARSSRSHTIFRMVIESKGKEIGENLSADSIRVSVLNLVDLAGSERIAKTGAEGTRLKEGKHINKSLMILGNVINKLSEGVRQRGHIPYRDSKLTRILQPALGGNAKTSIICTIAPEEVHIEETKGTLQFASRAKRITNCVQVNEILTDAALLKRQNQEIEELRKKLQGSHAEVLEQEVLKLRNDLLKFELEREKLQMELQEERNSHKERDQRIREQQMKIESLNNLVNLSESLQSSNQSREQDSVKNTQREDFGGSCNKSHEDGFVTPCFKAPPNAFVAKRSDYSIPPEFSPLPDAFSNVADEDAWLKLNKGFVADLDSLQTTPARKVQSFPFNEITPGQGLTNENHKQEIQNLERQLEHAIMEKNKLQEKHEEQILVNKKVMAEISEIKQKQRVIEELQEKFSNSLAMCKEVYMEIRSSLQSAKDDENPSTKKILSSTSEIGTCLFTTLEAHLSTAINDSLIQEQYDVLRGSINNIMESLVLSETSKGCAEDDFLKESLSIELDDVKERCHGLEKELDSNNQRLELSKQQNDNLERELKLMKDERDSLRKMVSECIQKLEMEKDLKESALKELNSEVQRRRDLGEGIKRFSAAFASRHKSFMSFNSEIMSKTEELRTNNWVVVPVPKSLGG